The DNA region TCAGCACTTAGAATCCTATGGTGCATGCCAACGGGGGGCATGGATCCCAGATAAGACAGTTGCTGATGACAACCTAACTAGACTTAACATATTTAACTGCATACATGTATATCTAGATACACATGAAAGTAGTTAAAAATCTACAATGTCCACAGCAAGTGTCTGCACACATGCTGGACAGATAGGGATGCTTTCAAGAGTCAAGAATGCAGCATCCCAGTAACACCTAACCTAGTTAAGACTGGACTCAAGACAGAGACAAAATAAAAGGGGTGAAAAGCAACAATACCTGAAAGCATGGCAGAAATTGATAGAATTTCATTAGAGCAATTGTATTTAGGACTCTCAACAAGCATCCTTGACATCTGAGGATCTAATGGAAACTCACTCATCTTTTCCCCAAGCTCTGTCAAATTTCCATCATCATCAAGTGCTCCCAAGTAATTTAACACTTCTAATGCTCGCATCAGTGTCTCAGGAGCAGGGGGATCCATAAAATCAAAATGTACCAGGTCATCTATGCCTAGTTTCTTCAATGTAAGCACTGTATTTGCTAGGTTTGATCGCAATATTTCCGGATAAGTCTGCGGCTGAAGATCATTATTAAAACTTTTCTCTGTGTAGAGACGAAAACATTTACCCGGTTGAGTTCTTCCCGCACGGCCAGATCTCTGATGTGCACTTGCTTTTGATATTGGAGATACCAATAAAGACTCCACACGGACTCGTGGATTATAAACCTTTTGTTTAGCAAACCCTGGATCAATAACATAAACTATTCCATCAATGGTCAAAGAAGTTTCTGCGATGTTTGTAGAGACTACGATCTTTCTTCCAGGATGCCCTCCCTCTTTAAGTGGAGGTGGAGCAGGTTCAAATATTTTCTGCTGCATAGCTGGAGGAAGAGTAGAATACAGAGGCACTGCTTTAACAGGGCCCACTTGGTCACCCAAATTAGCAATCTCCTTAGATAATTTGCGGCAAGCATCTTCAATTTCCTCCTCTCCAGTTAGAAAAACAAGCATGTCCCCTGGAGGTTCACACATGTGTATCTGCACAACTGTTCGAATAGCTGCCTCCAAATAGTCCCTTTCAGGTTCCTGAGTATAGAAAATTTCCACTGGATGAAGCCTACCTGGAACCTTCATGAGTGGTGCACCATTAAAATAACCCTGGAACTTTTCAGCCTCAAGAGTTGCACTCATGACAACTAGTTTCAGATCAGGCCTATTTTTCAACACTTCTTTTAAAAGACCAAATAGCACATCTGTGGCCAAAGTCCTTTCATGAGCCTCATCAAGGATAATTACTTTGTATCGTTCTAAAAGTGGATCAGTCATTGCCTCTCTCAAAAGCATACCATCTGTAAGATACCTGCCGAGCAAAACAGCAAAAAGATACATAAAATTGCCAGAACAGTAAAAAGTAACCCTAAACAGCATCACCACAGATATGAAAGGACATTTGTGGGTGAAAAATACTTACTTCAAAACTGTTCTTGCACTACTGCAATCTTCAAAACGGATGCTATAACCAACCTCTTCTCCGATAGCTACATCCATTTCTTCTGCAACACGTCGAGAAACAGACATTGCAGCCACTCTTCGAGGCTGGGTGCATGCAACCATCATCTTCCTACGCCTATCAGGGGTTTCTATATCAACAGCTTCCAATACAAACTGAGGAATCTGTAGTGCACAAATAATTCTAACTTAGCCACCCAAATTCAACTActtcatttgatattatttcaaatatattcattttcacAAGAATAGCTTCCAACTGAGTACTTTTGCAAGATTGTAAAAATATACCAAACCCTAATAATTTGGCGCTTCCTGAAGCTCATAGATAAATACGGGGTCTATAACATTTGCCAAAGCATGAAATAACTAGTTCTTACAGTTATTTCATATGTAATACTGCTTCAAAAGACGGTTTTTCATCAACTATATACGTCACCATCTTCCTTTTCTCagaagataataaaaaacaatgtaGACCATACAACACCGGCACatcaaataaaatgaataactTAGAAACACCAAATCATAATCCGAGACATGAAATTAACATCAGAGAAAGTAATAGAAAGCATtggctaaattttttttttgtcggTATTTTTCCGTGTCGTTTTGTGAAAAATTCCCTAACTAACCTGAGTAGTTTTCCCACTACCAGTCTCACCGACCAATATGAGAACTTGGTTGGCTTTCAAGACCTGCAAAAATTCCTCCTTCTGATGCCAGACGGGCAAAGTTGCACGCTTTTCCAGTATCTCGTAATACCTCGGCGAATAAGGCTTCCCATTCCATCGATTAATCGAACAATTGTTATTGTTCATCGTCGCTCCAGTGCCGTTTGATTTAACTGACTTCGATGAGACCGACGTCTCGTCTACCACATCAAACAAACTCACCTTCCTCTTCCTCTCCGTTCCCATCCAAACCCTAATAACCCAACTGTTTAGAATTCGagtatatttaatagaaaaatgtaaaaaaatgtGGCGAGGGTCTTGAGAAGGTAGGCTAGGGTAAAATATGCAGCAGGAGCAGTTTAAAGGAGGGAAGGAAGGAGAGGAACTTTCCAGATTTACAGATTTGTCCCcggtttttctttttaatttattattccgGGGACTTCACAACCTGATGGGTTAAAGGCCATATTTGACTaggcaaattaaaatttccttttattttgggGCCCATAATAACTTTCTAATTAGCGTCATTAAGTCCCATTGCAAAATGCACCAATTACTTCCTGTTAGACCTGTTACGGTTTATGAACCGGTAGTTTCAGTTTGAAATCATCggttcataatttaaaaaaataagaactctaaattagaatttgttaTAGGGTGATTCATAATCGGTTTGAAACAGACGGTTCTGGTTCATGGCCCCAATTTGAAATCGATATTAAACCATCGGTTTTGATCCATGATCccgtattatttttttaattaataattataataattaaaaaaaataaaacacttaatacttatttttttaattaagttttttatgtATTCTTTTGagatttagaagaatcaaaatatatatagttctatttactattttttgataatgaataaaataaattatataattaattatgaaagataataataaaataataataataaataataaataaaattaattatagagataaattctataattaatataaaattgtataatacaaaaataataataattaaattataaaaattaaaattagaatcgataaaaataaagagaaaatttaattaaatttgagataatttaattaaaagaataaggGTATTAAGaattgagaaaatgaaaaataagaaacaagagagttaaaagattgaataatatttataaaaaaattcgtatattaaaaaattaaaaaaaaacagccAAACAgccatattttaaacatttggAGGGGATCCggtcatttttaaaacatttgcatTTGCCGgttcatgtaaaatttttttaatttaaaaaataaaaaaatcggtttatgaatttttgaaCCATTGGTTCATGAACCGGCCATGAACCGATAGTTCTAcggttcaaaaatattaaaatcaaaattgaaccATTAAAATTCGGTTTTGATTCCGGTTCATGCCCGTTTCAATTTTGATGGTTCCGATTCCGATTTCGGTCCCGTTCATAGGCCAAACCAACCTGTAGCCAGGACAACTTCCTGTTGTAAGACTAGCTATTAGGCTCTAATTTTCACACAAGTTTGATTTAATCAATTacttaaataaagattttttattaaaataaaatcaagagaCAGTTTTTCAATCTGATTGCATTGTAGATTAGGGCTATTGATTGaactgataaaattataaaatcgtTAATTAGttgaataatcaataaaattttattcaacaaCTCTATCACAAAGAATGTTAAGAGCTAGCCGACTTGAATGCACTTGGGCCTCTTGTGGGCAATGAGATGTTTGAGGGTTGGTAGAAACGATAAGATccaaccaaaataaaatttgttaataataaatctAAGTGAGATCTGTTGAATCCAAATCTAGCTGCGGTATCCAAGGGCAACATTGATAAGAAGTTGTGTATAAGGATGAAAACATGGGGGAGGGGGAGGGGAAGGAATAGTTACATTGACggctttcttttttaataatttttagcttttataaatatcaactaGCAAAATAGATAAACGTTtaaacaatgttatgtgtattcaattttaaatatataattgaattttcagaTAGTGTGATATTATgcgattaagtattattttattttaaatataaaattactcaatcacatgatgacacattacttaaatgtttaattgaatactcaaaattaggtgaacttatttttaatgtaaacatgttatatatgtttgtgagaaaaactattatttaacttcaacatttttacaaaaaatttaagcaGATTTCTGTAAACAACTTTACACACGGTGGAAAATGAATTAGATGGATTTATCAAACGTAAAAGATGGAAATGAGTCATAtcaataaagattttttttgtaaatggTCGAGGAATTTCATTAGACTTAGTCGAATAAGGAAACCTTGAGATGCAGTTACTAAATACATACTCACCGCACCAAATAAATCAAAGGTGTTTAGTTATGATGTATCGATAGTTAACTCCAAGTTATTTGTAGCATTGCCTTTTCACACGTGAGAGTTCATATTATTCAAACTCCACCCTTTCACAAGAAAAAATCTTTCTTTTCACCACTTATGCTATTCTTGGGGTCTCATGTCAACAAAGTTGGGGTGGGAAATATCAACAAAGTTGACCGTCTTCAGGTTAAAAATTGGGCTACGTACGAAGTTGGCATGCCTGATCTTCAGAGTGGCATGGAGATACATTTATATTGTTAGCTATTGGCAGTAACTGGTACATGAAAATTTGCTGGAAACCGCTAACGTGTTGATTGGGAAGACCCAAAAaacatctttttgtttttgatacgGCTAAACTTACCATGCATAGTATACGGAAGAGGAAAATAACTTCATTTCAGACGCTTCAAACTTTCTTGGAACTATCCCAAGCTGCAAGTGATTCCATAACATATCTAAATTATTTGCAAAGTCTCTTGAAGGTCAAACTTTCACCCAAAGGGGAGTTTATAGAAGTTGCTTCATTCTAGTTTGCCCATACAATGCCTAATCCATACCCAGAAAAAGACAAATGCGTCTGAATAAAATGTTACAGAATTTCGGTCCTGTCGTCTAGTTAATAAATTTGCGGTCAGCAATAGCAGGCATGTTTGAATACAACCCATTACTTAATGGGAACATGACCAAAATATAACACAATTATCAGAGTCAATTAAGATGGCTGATACTTTTGATTTGTTAGATAACCCAATGGCCGAAATCATGTTATGAACATGAAAAGCTATTAGGTTCAACGAGCAGAGTTACTTGCCCATAATTTCGTGGCAAATTCTATCATCTTTCCTCCAAAAAGAATGGCCTACGTCATTTAATATGGTCGTTGATATATAGGATATGGAAAGAAAGTTGGTCTAATTAGTCAAAATagaacaataaatttaatatgcaTTTATCATACGTTACCAGATTATCTAGCCATTAGAAGcaatttataattaacaaagTAATGATATTCATAATATGTTACAACTTACAACTGAAAATCacttattaaaaactaaatttgtaTGATATTGTATTTGCCTAATTATCTGACAGATACCAAAGGGTATACATTGGAACATTGGCTGTGCCTTATGGTTTTTTACTTGTGCAAGCTATCCCGTCGTTACCTGCCAGAATCTGGTACTTATCTCTCCTCGTAAGCTTGGTGGGTTCAAAGCCTAATGCATTGGCGAGCTCACTTTGCACATGATTGGCCACATCGAATCTTGATTTTTCACCATTAACGCACTGGGGCAATCCGGATACACAATTCAGCAACTGCACAGTGTAGCTTGGTGATGgattcaagagaaagaaaaggggATCGAGACACTTGAGCCCGCCGGCAGTTGTTCCGTAAAACATTGTAATGTGACTGTTACAAGCCACAGGAACTATTGTATCGCTCATCTCTGAAAAAAGAGGGCTAAATCTTAAGAGATATGGTTCTCTGCATGTTGTCCCTTCAGGGCAGACGACTAGGTCCCCTTGTTTTAGTAGACTTTGCATCATTTTAGCATCTTGGTCCCTGTTTCTGGTTAATCGGACGGTTCTGATCGGTGCTAAGATTTCTGACATTCTGCTTAGACTGTATGTTACTGCagtaaagtttttcttcaatgTAAAAGAAAGATATAAAGGGTCTAGTAGCGTTCTATGATTACAGACATAAAGGAGATGCTTTGAGCTAGCGTTGGGCAATGCGTGGGATCTATTTGGTTGGTTTACAGAAAGGGACAATCCTGAAAAGGATAATGTGGGGATGGATATATTGAAGGGAAGAGTCAAGGCAATAAAAGCCCTAAAGATAGCAAGAAGAAAACCAAATGGAACCCACATAAACATGGCCACCGTAGCCAACACGGTTGGCCTAAAAGCCAGTCTGCCATCATGGAAAATAAGTGGCTTATGGTATTTATCTCTTGGTAGTTGTTGCCAGCACCTCTTGTCTGTCCTTTTCACCATGTAAATCTCCTGATACGTTAACGAAAACAAAAGCATCAGAAAGTGTATTCTTAAAAGAAGGTATTTTATTTGCATTCAATGAAACACCAAATGTCGCATTATTTGAGATAGCATATTGGGATCCTACCCTAAATTTCAGAAGAATGTGGGGAAATACttctattattaaattaacttcCAAGAGATAGATAAAAAACTCACCTTACACAGAAGGAACAGCTTATGTTCATCAAGGGACTTGTTGAAGCGAATAATGCCGATAACATCGCCATTGTTCTCCTGCCCAAGTATCTCTCGTAGAACAAGtttgtctttctttctctcttccatgAGTCCAACAAAGTACCCACAAAAAACCTTAAGTTCTCGTCCAACTACAACATCAATCTCCAAATAATCTCTCAAGAAACTTTCAATCATTACTCTAGGTATATTACTCACGCCCACCTTTTTGCCTCCTCTTTTCACCACCTCAAAGATTTCAAACCCTACATTCTCCAAGAAGAACTTTGGCAGAACAGCTTTTCCAACTCTAAACTTGTCCTTTTTAATCCCAAAGAAACAGATCATGACCATTATCTTCAAGCCCCTCTCTTCACCAGCTAAACGAATAAATGGATATGAAATGAGGAGAACAAAAGCCCTGAAAAGACCTCCAGCTTCAAAGGCCACGAGCATAAAATAAGGAAACAATGATGAGGATTTCAACAAAGCTCCTTCAACATTAAAGAtcaaagtttggtttgaaaggTCTGATCTGTGAGCAAGAGAATTGAACCTTTGAAATTTGCTATAGTTATTACTCACAGTTCTGTGGAGAACATTGGAGTGCCTAAATTGTTTGAAGAGAATTCGGTATAAAAATAAGAAGAGGGTTTCGAGAAAAGGAAGCTTCAAAGACATTTTAGACTTGGTCTCAGCTCGAATATGAGTAGAAAGGATGAGATGTGCGGAGAATAATAAGAGCCCTACCCTTTTATAGATGATCGATTCAAGAGCGCCcttacattttatattaattacagACATGCCTAGTCCCTTAGCCTTTTGTCCCTCATTCAATGCCAGCTTGATATATGCTTCATGTAATTTCAACCTTTTGGACTCTCTACCGGTTCCAAATGAAAAACGCGATTGTCAACAACTTCAACAATGTCCAATTGAAATGAATGCTGAAGTTTGACTTTGTCAAACCACATGAAATAGTCTATAGAAATTAACATCCAActtgtgcatgcatgcatacagATGTTACCAGTTAAAACAAAGTATTATTCAGCCAATAAAGTTAAAATCACATGTACACATCCTTAATTAGTGACATCCATTACTATTTTGGGATGTAATCGAGTCTCTAATCTCTGCCCAACCATCCTTAATTGCTTCTTTTCATGAATTAGCCTAAACAGGCTGCCTTTACCTCTAGAGTAATGAGGGTATATGATGATATTACTGATTATGTATTCGGCACATATATGGTAGAGAAGGGTCCTTTTTTTTGGGTGTCTGTGTTTGTCTTTTGTGCATGCGTTCCTACGAGAAGTAGAAAGAAGGTGAAAAAAACAGTGTTTCTAAACACATGATAATAAAAGCTAGTGATTATAcataaagtaatttttatttagataataaaatataaatatatgaaaattaaagccCATACTTGCACTTTCACTGATTTGAGCATGTACATGAACAAGCAATCATGCCAGTTTTAGTTGTTAGATAAACGATCCAAGGGTTGACACTGAGGATGACCTACTTATAATGTAAGATCAATTAATATTATACCTAGGTTGAcaactatatattaaataagtaatatGGTTGTAATTTGAATAATCAACTGAAACAAAAGTCTGCAATTGTGGGTTGAGCTGACATGGAGATGAAAGCTACACTTGTTGGAGAAAGGATATTTCTGGATTCAGGAAAGAGAAGAGGATAACTGTTGACTTTGGACTTCAGTATTAAATGTTCGATGCTGGGTGGCACGAAGGAGTCAAGAGGACCATTCCCTCGCAAATATTAAGCGCGTTTACACTTTGTAGAGTTGCATGCGTTGTTACTATGCAAAAAACAACTATTAAATTCTATACTATTGCCATTCAATCGCCTAGTATAATGTCCCCAGtcaaaagctttttttttttttcatccttgATTCTCTTCCTAATTCTGGCTTTCGAAAAGTGCTTAGTGCCAAAAAATGTCCACttgatgaatatatttttattgtttaaaacgatataaatattatatatatgaaaaaaaatattatcaaaagttCAAAAATGGGGAGAAAGTCAAAGAAATAATTTGGCCGACCACGCTTTTATAATAATCTCCCGGAATTGGGGCTCTCTTCGTGCAGTTGTGTATGGGCAGTATGGTACATAAGAAATAGCAACAAGAACTAAGCAAAGAAGACATGGTGATTGGACCCCAACTGCCATTCTgcctttattataatataaaagatttgCTTCCAATGGAGCCAAGAGATCAGTGTAAAGTCCATTCATAATCTTGGAGATGGGCTGTTAGGGATATTACTAATACTAGTGATAATAATGGAGCAGGGCACTGCAACTACACGGTTGTTATCCAAGCATGTACTTGAAGCAAAATTAATGTACAATGCTCCACAAGGCCATGCATCCCATGCATGTTGACAATTAACATCAAACCAAAATGTGTACTGAAGAGTTCGTGATGGGAAATTTCAGAAAGTACATAGAACCTGATTCTGTATTCGGGCGCTTATATGATTTCACtttcatgtaatttaatttgatccaTTTAACAATAAATGCAGCAAGAGAAGCTGTAGTATGCTCTTGCAGAATGGGATTGTGAATCTTACCATCTGCATTAATTAAAGTGACTGGAAATATCGTGATTGCTAGACTGATTGCTGCCTGTAATTGTTTGTAAAGCGTGGGCGGTCGAAGCGATCTAGAACAGCGCACATGAAGTTGGAAATAATGCAGATTATACACTGGCTGGCTATTCATTTTTTGTAGAAAGTTAAGTCATTTACCTTGCGAAACCCCACCGGGGAAGCAAGAAATCTAGTTATTCCTAAGTTCAGCCCCAAGTTCTCAAACAATTTATCTGTTGGAGTTCTCATTTcacatatacaattttatactCTAATGTACAAGCCGTGGGCTACCTATAAATATGATTTCTTCATTATAGgcggttaaaaaaaaaaaaaaatctttttcaattGTGTTTACATCCCTAACCAAAATTGAAGATATAATTTAAGGTTATATTCAAACTGAGcttatttaagttttcaaataaactcgtttcgaatgaatttaaaatgaattcaattaaaacaaactctagttcgagtttgaattgaaaagttaaatatttttagttcgAGTTCGAGTTTTAGggttatttaatttgttaaattcgCTAgcctaaaaaattttgatatgaattgaCTAAAACATTGtcttttaggattttttttttttttactgcagTAGAGagttaactcaaaacttaactcaagctcaaactcaagtttgacgcTCCTTAAATGAATGGAGTTCCAACAACTTTGGGACTTGTTTGATAAGCTTAAACTCAATTTTACTCAAGTCAAATTTAAGCAAGTTCAAACTTAATTCGACTTAAATATAACCCTAATAGAGTTCCTCCTTGACCAGTGGCCTAACCTCCAGGTCTTGGAGTTCTTGCTTACTTTTTTTCTCTGAATTTTTTGGTTTAGtttcttatctctctctctctctctctctctctttttttttggtctccACCAGAAACTATATCAGTAAAATCGTAAATCGTTGCTATCATAGAGATGGAACTTTGAACTTGAAAGTAACCGATCATAGAGGTTGATTCATGTCCCGTGGTGAAGAAAACTCATCAAGCACCATGAACAAGCACATTATATGATCAATCCATCTTACTTTTGAACACTACAAATTTAATTCATTGTACAAACAAAACTTCAGTTTGGACTAGAAACTACTGTaaagaaggaaaattttaaaggaaactAGTGGAACGTAGTGGTCGATACATAATTACAGTAATCAGAGTGGTTAGTTGCAGACTCAACATCAGTTACAAGGGTTCATAACTTCATACGAATCAACTGCCATGATATGGGAAGCATCAATGATTTGCATCTTGAATGGAGTTTCACTCTCGCCAGGGAACTTTACTTTGATACGTCCTTGGAAGGTGAACCAGAAACCTGTCTTTTTGCCGAACTGCATTGCCATGTCCACAGCAAATGAACGATAGAATTTGAGGGAATAGGCACATTGGTCTCATTGAATTCTCATATGCAATGAAATGCatggaaaaaaaaagacagTTCTTTCATTAGacgtaaaaaataaataaataatataaaacaaaaattataatatcgcACTTGGGAGAACCAGAGCCAGATCCATCGCTTCCATAGGCAGAGAAGCTTTTGTAAAACTGAGCAGAAATCAAGCTTCACTGGCAGTGACCGCTGGTGCAGGAGACCCCAGCACGCTCAAACTGCTACTGTTTCTGGAGCACAATCCTGTGATCATAGTTTCCACAATGTAAAGATACATAAGTACACAATCAACACGcagaaacacacacacacacacacacaatgaTTCAAAGAGACAAGTGGGATATTGATTGTGCACAGATAGAAGAAACTTCTCAAGAAAAGACCATGCTTTGAACCTCAACATTTTTTCTAGAAAAGGTTAACATTTTTGCCAGAAAAAGCTACTGAAATGAAGTCATTTTACATTGTATTTCATAGCCCGTGAAGCCACACTAagcatattataatataagtgaGGTATGGCAGGGAGACAGGTAAAGAATCTTGAAGTGCATTGGTAGTGATCATTGAAGTCCACACTCCATGGTgcatattaaatataaactttCCACAGGTAATTCACTCTGTTCAACAACtaaatttgtttgtaatttataaaatgttcaAAAGTGTGAAAGACACAATTCAAGTGAGTGCCATGATCAAATAGTGTGCAAGAAGCATGAAATGCAAGTGACACAAGCAATCAATGATGTAACTGTACAGAAGCACTAGACTTTAACCTGAAAAGCTAGACTAGAAAAATAGTGGCTTCAACAGGTTGcataattaaagaaagaaaagtttcaCTCGTCATATTTGATCTTTAGTACCCTAGCATTAAGACAAAGTACAAAGGCTTAATTCTACAGTGAAAACCCAACTGCAAATTCTTATCAATATTTGGAGGTCTTAGGTGTGAATTGAATCAAGCCTACAAGCAGACAAATCAAATCCAGAACACATAAATTGCAAATCAGACAACAAAAGAGATGATACAGCTCAATTATAATACCTTGAAAGACTATAATAATACAGAAGACTAGTGTGATGATCATGCCGAGTA from Mangifera indica cultivar Alphonso chromosome 8, CATAS_Mindica_2.1, whole genome shotgun sequence includes:
- the LOC123223233 gene encoding probable pre-mRNA-splicing factor ATP-dependent RNA helicase DEAH2 isoform X1, with amino-acid sequence MGTERKRKVSLFDVVDETSVSSKSVKSNGTGATMNNNNCSINRWNGKPYSPRYYEILEKRATLPVWHQKEEFLQVLKANQVLILVGETGSGKTTQIPQFVLEAVDIETPDRRRKMMVACTQPRRVAAMSVSRRVAEEMDVAIGEEVGYSIRFEDCSSARTVLKYLTDGMLLREAMTDPLLERYKVIILDEAHERTLATDVLFGLLKEVLKNRPDLKLVVMSATLEAEKFQGYFNGAPLMKVPGRLHPVEIFYTQEPERDYLEAAIRTVVQIHMCEPPGDMLVFLTGEEEIEDACRKLSKEIANLGDQVGPVKAVPLYSTLPPAMQQKIFEPAPPPLKEGGHPGRKIVVSTNIAETSLTIDGIVYVIDPGFAKQKVYNPRVRVESLLVSPISKASAHQRSGRAGRTQPGKCFRLYTEKSFNNDLQPQTYPEILRSNLANTVLTLKKLGIDDLVHFDFMDPPAPETLMRALEVLNYLGALDDDGNLTELGEKMSEFPLDPQMSRMLVESPKYNCSNEILSISAMLSVPNCFVRPREAQKAADEAKARFGHIDGDHLTLLNVYHAYKQNNEDPSWCFENFVNHRALKAADNVRQQLVRIMARFSLKLCSTDFNSRDYYVNIRKAMLSGYFMQVAHLERTGHYLTVKDNQVVHLHPSNCLDHKPEWVIYNEYVLTSRNFIRTVTDVRGEWLIDIAPHYYDLANFPQCEAKRVLERLYRKWEKERDNRK
- the LOC123223233 gene encoding probable pre-mRNA-splicing factor ATP-dependent RNA helicase DEAH2 isoform X2 yields the protein MGTERKRKVSLFDVVDETSVSSKSVKSNGTGATMNNNNCSINRWNGKPYSPRYYEILEKRATLPVWHQKEEFLQVLKANQVLILVGETGSGKTTQIPQFVLEAVDIETPDRRRKMMVACTQPRRVAAMSVSRRVAEEMDVAIGEEVGYSIRFEDCSSARTVLKYLTDGMLLREAMTDPLLERYKVIILDEAHERTLATDVLFGLLKEVLKNRPDLKLVVMSATLEAEKFQGYFNGAPLMKVPGRLHPVEIFYTQEPERDYLEAAIRTVVQIHMCEPPGDMLVFLTGEEEIEDACRKLSKEIANLGDQVGPVKAVPLYSTLPPAMQQKIFEPAPPPLKEGGHPGRKIVVSTNIAETSLTIDGIVYVIDPGFAKQKVYNPRVRVESLLVSPISKASAHQRSGRAGRTQPGKCFRLYTEKSFNNDLQPQTYPEILRSNLANTVLTLKKLGIDDLVHFDFMDPPAPETLMRALEVLNYLGALDDDGNLTELGEKMSEFPLDPQMSRMLVESPKYNCSNEILSISAMLSVFSHEANGVVSPMCIC
- the LOC123223063 gene encoding probable glycerol-3-phosphate acyltransferase 3; protein product: MSLKLPFLETLFLFLYRILFKQFRHSNVLHRTVSNNYSKFQRFNSLAHRSDLSNQTLIFNVEGALLKSSSLFPYFMLVAFEAGGLFRAFVLLISYPFIRLAGEERGLKIMVMICFFGIKKDKFRVGKAVLPKFFLENVGFEIFEVVKRGGKKVGVSNIPRVMIESFLRDYLEIDVVVGRELKVFCGYFVGLMEERKKDKLVLREILGQENNGDVIGIIRFNKSLDEHKLFLLCKEIYMVKRTDKRCWQQLPRDKYHKPLIFHDGRLAFRPTVLATVAMFMWVPFGFLLAIFRAFIALTLPFNISIPTLSFSGLSLSVNQPNRSHALPNASSKHLLYVCNHRTLLDPLYLSFTLKKNFTAVTYSLSRMSEILAPIRTVRLTRNRDQDAKMMQSLLKQGDLVVCPEGTTCREPYLLRFSPLFSEMSDTIVPVACNSHITMFYGTTAGGLKCLDPLFFLLNPSPSYTVQLLNCVSGLPQCVNGEKSRFDVANHVQSELANALGFEPTKLTRRDKYQILAGNDGIACTSKKP